A window of Candidatus Palauibacter scopulicola contains these coding sequences:
- a CDS encoding DCC1-like thiol-disulfide oxidoreductase family protein, translating into MNQAAGTGDRGPRTDDPGPEGPIVLFDGVCNLCAGAVRFIIRRDRRGRFRFAALQSDVGRRFLAGNGVETPGPGEPPPEAAEPPESLVLVANGRTYARSGAALRIAAGLDRAWPLAAVLLVIPAPLRDLVYRFVARNRYRWFGKQTACELPRTDESWRFLDA; encoded by the coding sequence GTGAACCAGGCGGCTGGAACCGGCGACCGGGGCCCCCGGACCGACGATCCGGGTCCGGAGGGTCCGATCGTCCTCTTCGACGGCGTCTGCAACCTGTGTGCGGGCGCCGTCCGTTTCATCATCCGCCGCGACCGGCGCGGCCGCTTCCGCTTCGCCGCGCTCCAGTCCGACGTGGGACGCCGGTTCCTCGCGGGGAACGGGGTCGAGACACCCGGACCGGGCGAGCCGCCGCCGGAAGCCGCAGAGCCGCCTGAATCCCTGGTCCTCGTCGCGAACGGGCGCACATACGCCAGGAGCGGAGCGGCGCTGCGCATCGCGGCCGGGCTCGACCGCGCGTGGCCGCTGGCGGCCGTCCTCCTCGTGATCCCCGCCCCGCTGCGCGACCTCGTCTACCGCTTCGTAGCCCGCAACCGCTACCGCTGGTTCGGCAAGCAGACCGCCTGCGAGCTCCCACGGACCGACGAAAGCTGGCGCTTCCTCGACGCCTGA